One Rosa chinensis cultivar Old Blush chromosome 5, RchiOBHm-V2, whole genome shotgun sequence genomic region harbors:
- the LOC112201620 gene encoding disease resistance protein RPV1-like isoform X2 — MTTQFGASSSSSSSFSTTQSWTHDVFLSFRGEDTRNNFIGHLHNNLVQKGIKPFRDDDGLKRGEDISPALLRAIEESKISVIVFSENYASSKWCLEELAKIIQCKESKQQMVYPVFYKVDPSDVRNQRGSFGQALAHHDNWEKVVRWKKALTKAGNLSGWHLADGGHESDFILKIVEEISQQVLNRSFLNVDKYLVGIESRVEDVYKLLSIGENDVQMVGIWGIGGLGKTTIAKAVYNLIAHKFEGSCFMENVRERSSMYGGLVILQKFLLSNTLGLKELNVSSVDEGVTVIKERLSHKRVLLILDDVSALDQLNYLVGKPAWFGSGSRIIITTRDKHWLTVYDVNQIYEVEKLSHHEALEFFIFNAFKENRLLPEFSELINKVILYAQGLPLVLQVLGSYLRGRSIKMWEDVLDYCKRNPKLQEFLKISYDSLEPLVKEVFLHIACFFKGKEYSYVMDILEGCDLPKYGIEVLKEKALIRITESNEIWMHDLLEEMGKEIVCQESQEPGERSRLWLYEDVYHVFAQNTGTNKIKGIMVKGGLQKQICLSIDSFSKLKNLQIFIISSDIFVGDYVEYLSNELRILDWTWSPLSSFPSSFYPKKLVLLKMHKSRTIPFGKARKMLFGLEMPWSSNSPLGNGLKIMQHMTSIDVSYSSALTRIHDFSIFPNLVKLDLTDCVNLVEVDPSVGFLKHLVSLRLCGCRGLRKFEIAGEMKSLKYLDLGWTGIKELSISIGCLPNLESLTLTGCSALSRVSKLSNILEGKESKMTPRMNLSHCYLLCFYLPRQFAKLKKMNIPEDISEVTALMSIFLSCWQSEFHVEFPGSEIPEWFTCRKVFERFPWPKGVDNKGLQVYDLRIEFPRNFKWENKGGLAFCAQGGVFMFGGSVFRFFAIYINGVCIIEESEPLKDPWWGLSPDHVWMYYAPFDTIIKRLSETGLPPPSTSICEVNFEFEYQTIKTIAVPAEHSHLKGSCGIHLVMPEVEDEGGFGKTRYVLDIPPRNFYYTCT, encoded by the exons ATGACCACGCAATTTggggcctcttcctcttcctcttcctctttttcCACTACCCAATCATGGACACATGATGTTTTTCTGAGTTTTAGAGGTGAGGATACACGTAACAACTTCATAGGCCATTTGCACAATAATCTAGTTCAAAAAGGAATTAAACCCTTCAGAGATGATGATGGGCTCAAAAGAGGAGAAGATATATCACCCGCTCTTCTTAGAGCAATTGAAGAGTCAAAAATTTCTGTTATTGTGTTCTCTGAAAACTATGCTTCCTCGAAGTGGTGTTTGGAAGAACTGGCGAAGATTATTCAATGCAAAGAATCAAAGCAACAAATGGTATACCCTGTTTTTTACAAGGTAGATCCATCGGATGTTCGAAACCAACGCGGTAGTTTTGGTCAAGCACTTGCTCACCATGATAACTGGGAGAAGGTGGTGAGATGGAAGAAGGCTCTTACAAAAGCAGGAAATTTGTCAGGGTGGCATCTAGCAGACGGAGg GCatgaatctgattttattcTTAAAATTGTTGAAGAGATTTCGCAGCAAGTATTAAATCGTTCATTTTTAAATGTGGACAAGTACTTGGTTGGAATAGAATCTCGTGTAGAAGATGTGTATAAACTTTTAAGTATTGGAGAAAATGATGTACAAATGGTAGGGATATGGGGCATTGGTGGATTAGGTAAGACAACAATTGCTAAAGCTGTATATAATTTGATTGCCCATAAATTTGAAGGTAGCTGCTTTATGGAAAATGTTAGAGAAAGATCAAGCATGTATGGAGGCTTAGTCATATTACAAAAGTTCCTTCTTTCTAACACTCTAGGATTGAAAGAATTGAACGTAAGTAGTGTTGATGAAGGAGTGACTGTGATCAAAGAAAGGTTGAGCCATAAAAGGGTCCTCTtaattcttgatgatgtgagtGCTTTGGATCAGTTAAACTATTTGGTTGGAAAACCTGCTTGGTTTGGTTCTGGTAGTAGAATAATTATAACTACAAGAGATAAACACTGGCTCACGGTTTATGATGTTAATCAAATATACGAGGTAGAGAAGTTAAGTCATCATGAAGCTTTAgagtttttcatttttaatgCCTTCAAAGAAAATAGACTTCTGCCCGAATTTAGTGAACTCATAAATAAGGTGATACTTTATGCTCAAGGGCTTCCATTGGTTTTGCAAGTTTTAGGTTCATATCTACGTGGTAGAAGTATAAAGATGTGGGAGGACGTATTAGACTATTGCAAAAGAAATCCTAAGCTTCAAGAATTTCTCAAAATAAGCTATGATTCACTGGAACCTTTGGTAAAAGAAGTCTTCCTTcatattgcatgtttctttaaaGGTAAAGAATATAGCTATGTGATGGATATACTAGAAGGTTGTGACCTCCCTAAATATGGTATTGAAGTACTTAAAGAAAAAGCCCTCATAAGGATTACTGAATCAAATGAGATATGGATGCATGACCTACTGGAAGAAATGGGCAAAGAGATAGTTTGTCAAGAGTCCCAAGAGCCTGGTGAGCGTAGCAGATTATGGCTTTATGAGGATGTATATCATGTTTTTGCTCAAAACACT ggaacaaataaaattaaaggaATCATGGTTAAGGGTGGTTTGCAAAAACAGATATGCTTGAGTATTGATAGCTTCTCAAAGTTGAAAAATCTTCAAATTTTCATAATCTCGAGTGATATATTTGTTGGAGATTATGTGGAGTATCTCTCAAACGAATTGAGGATCCTTGATTGGACATGGTCTCCACTATCATCTTTTCCATCTAGCTTTTATCCTAAGAAACTTGTTCTGCTGAAGATGCACAAGAGCCGAACAATACCATTTGGGAAGGCACGGAAG ATGCTTTTTGGACTCGAGATGCCCTGGAGTTCCAACTCACCATTGGGAAATGGACTAAag ATTATGCAACATATGACATCTATCGATGTTTCATATAGTTCGGCTCTAACAAGGATTCATGACTTCTCTATATTCCCAAACTTAGTGAAGTTGGATCTAACGGACTGTGTAAATTTAGTTGAAGTAGATCCTTCAGTTGGATTTCTTAAGCATCTTGTTTCTTTGAGGCTTTGTGGGTGCCGAGGACTTCGGAAATTTGAAATTGCTGGAGAGATGAAATCCTTAAAATACCTGGATTTAGGGTGGACTGGCATCAAAGAGTTATCTATATCAATTGGATGCCTCCCTAATCTTGAAAGTTTAACTTTAACAGGATGCTCTGCATTGAGCAGAGTTTCAAAATTGTCAAACATTTTGGAAGGCAAAGAGTCAAAAATGACTCCTCGGATGAACTTGTCTCATTGCTATCTGCTGTGCTTCTATCTGCCTCGTCAGTTTGCAAAGTTGAAGAAAATGAATATACCGGAGGATATTTCAGAGGTAACGGCTCTAATGTCTATATTTCTCTCATGCTGGCAATCTGAATTCCATGTTGAGTTTCCCGGAAGTGAAATTCCGGAGTGGTTTACCTGCCGCAAGGTTTTTGAGAGGTTTCCCTGGCCTAAAGGTGTTGACAACAAAGGACTTCAAGTATACGACTTGAGAATTGAATTTCCTCGAAACTTCAAGTGGGAGAACAAGGGAGGATTGGCTTTCTGTGCTCAAGGTGGTGTTTTCATGTTTGGAGGTTCGGTTTTCAGGTTCTTCGCAATCTACATTAACGGTGTGTGTATCATTGAAGAATCCGAACCGTTGAAAGACCCTTGGTGGGGGTTATCGCCTGATCATGTGTGGATGTACTATGCTCCGTTTGATACAATAATTAAACGGCTCAGTGAGACCGGCTTACCACCACCTTCCACTTCCATTTGTGAggttaattttgaatttgaatatcAAACCATCAAAACTATCGCTGTTCCGGCCGAACACAGTCACCTGAAGGGAAGCTGCGGGATCCACCTAGTAATGCCAGAGGTTGAAGATGAAGGCGGATTTGGCAAGACCAGGTATGTTCTCGACATTCCACCAAGAAATTTCTACTATACATGCACATGA
- the LOC112201620 gene encoding disease resistance protein RPV1-like isoform X1, whose product MTTQFGASSSSSSSFSTTQSWTHDVFLSFRGEDTRNNFIGHLHNNLVQKGIKPFRDDDGLKRGEDISPALLRAIEESKISVIVFSENYASSKWCLEELAKIIQCKESKQQMVYPVFYKVDPSDVRNQRGSFGQALAHHDNWEKVVRWKKALTKAGNLSGWHLADGGHESDFILKIVEEISQQVLNRSFLNVDKYLVGIESRVEDVYKLLSIGENDVQMVGIWGIGGLGKTTIAKAVYNLIAHKFEGSCFMENVRERSSMYGGLVILQKFLLSNTLGLKELNVSSVDEGVTVIKERLSHKRVLLILDDVSALDQLNYLVGKPAWFGSGSRIIITTRDKHWLTVYDVNQIYEVEKLSHHEALEFFIFNAFKENRLLPEFSELINKVILYAQGLPLVLQVLGSYLRGRSIKMWEDVLDYCKRNPKLQEFLKISYDSLEPLVKEVFLHIACFFKGKEYSYVMDILEGCDLPKYGIEVLKEKALIRITESNEIWMHDLLEEMGKEIVCQESQEPGERSRLWLYEDVYHVFAQNTGTNKIKGIMVKGGLQKQICLSIDSFSKLKNLQIFIISSDIFVGDYVEYLSNELRILDWTWSPLSSFPSSFYPKKLVLLKMHKSRTIPFGKARKMLFGLEMPWSSNSPLGNGLKIMQHMTSIDVSYSSALTRIHDFSIFPNLVKLDLTDCVNLVEVDPSVGFLKHLVSLRLCGCRGLRKFEIAGEMKSLKYLDLGWTGIKELSISIGCLPNLESLTLTGCSALSRVSKLSNILEGKESKMTPRMNLSHCYLLCFYLPRQFAKLKKMNIPEDISEVTALMSIFLSCWQSEFHVEFPGSEIPEWFTCRKVFERFPWPKGVDNKGLQVYDLRIEFPRNFKWENKGGLAFCAQGGVFMFGGSVFRFFAIYINGVCIIEESEPLKDPWWGLSPDHVWMYYAPFDTIIKRLSETGLPPPSTSICEVNFEFEYQTIKTIAVPAEHSHLKGSCGIHLVMPEVEDEGGFGKTRLDDMMHGFELACEAAAFERLLVN is encoded by the exons ATGACCACGCAATTTggggcctcttcctcttcctcttcctctttttcCACTACCCAATCATGGACACATGATGTTTTTCTGAGTTTTAGAGGTGAGGATACACGTAACAACTTCATAGGCCATTTGCACAATAATCTAGTTCAAAAAGGAATTAAACCCTTCAGAGATGATGATGGGCTCAAAAGAGGAGAAGATATATCACCCGCTCTTCTTAGAGCAATTGAAGAGTCAAAAATTTCTGTTATTGTGTTCTCTGAAAACTATGCTTCCTCGAAGTGGTGTTTGGAAGAACTGGCGAAGATTATTCAATGCAAAGAATCAAAGCAACAAATGGTATACCCTGTTTTTTACAAGGTAGATCCATCGGATGTTCGAAACCAACGCGGTAGTTTTGGTCAAGCACTTGCTCACCATGATAACTGGGAGAAGGTGGTGAGATGGAAGAAGGCTCTTACAAAAGCAGGAAATTTGTCAGGGTGGCATCTAGCAGACGGAGg GCatgaatctgattttattcTTAAAATTGTTGAAGAGATTTCGCAGCAAGTATTAAATCGTTCATTTTTAAATGTGGACAAGTACTTGGTTGGAATAGAATCTCGTGTAGAAGATGTGTATAAACTTTTAAGTATTGGAGAAAATGATGTACAAATGGTAGGGATATGGGGCATTGGTGGATTAGGTAAGACAACAATTGCTAAAGCTGTATATAATTTGATTGCCCATAAATTTGAAGGTAGCTGCTTTATGGAAAATGTTAGAGAAAGATCAAGCATGTATGGAGGCTTAGTCATATTACAAAAGTTCCTTCTTTCTAACACTCTAGGATTGAAAGAATTGAACGTAAGTAGTGTTGATGAAGGAGTGACTGTGATCAAAGAAAGGTTGAGCCATAAAAGGGTCCTCTtaattcttgatgatgtgagtGCTTTGGATCAGTTAAACTATTTGGTTGGAAAACCTGCTTGGTTTGGTTCTGGTAGTAGAATAATTATAACTACAAGAGATAAACACTGGCTCACGGTTTATGATGTTAATCAAATATACGAGGTAGAGAAGTTAAGTCATCATGAAGCTTTAgagtttttcatttttaatgCCTTCAAAGAAAATAGACTTCTGCCCGAATTTAGTGAACTCATAAATAAGGTGATACTTTATGCTCAAGGGCTTCCATTGGTTTTGCAAGTTTTAGGTTCATATCTACGTGGTAGAAGTATAAAGATGTGGGAGGACGTATTAGACTATTGCAAAAGAAATCCTAAGCTTCAAGAATTTCTCAAAATAAGCTATGATTCACTGGAACCTTTGGTAAAAGAAGTCTTCCTTcatattgcatgtttctttaaaGGTAAAGAATATAGCTATGTGATGGATATACTAGAAGGTTGTGACCTCCCTAAATATGGTATTGAAGTACTTAAAGAAAAAGCCCTCATAAGGATTACTGAATCAAATGAGATATGGATGCATGACCTACTGGAAGAAATGGGCAAAGAGATAGTTTGTCAAGAGTCCCAAGAGCCTGGTGAGCGTAGCAGATTATGGCTTTATGAGGATGTATATCATGTTTTTGCTCAAAACACT ggaacaaataaaattaaaggaATCATGGTTAAGGGTGGTTTGCAAAAACAGATATGCTTGAGTATTGATAGCTTCTCAAAGTTGAAAAATCTTCAAATTTTCATAATCTCGAGTGATATATTTGTTGGAGATTATGTGGAGTATCTCTCAAACGAATTGAGGATCCTTGATTGGACATGGTCTCCACTATCATCTTTTCCATCTAGCTTTTATCCTAAGAAACTTGTTCTGCTGAAGATGCACAAGAGCCGAACAATACCATTTGGGAAGGCACGGAAG ATGCTTTTTGGACTCGAGATGCCCTGGAGTTCCAACTCACCATTGGGAAATGGACTAAag ATTATGCAACATATGACATCTATCGATGTTTCATATAGTTCGGCTCTAACAAGGATTCATGACTTCTCTATATTCCCAAACTTAGTGAAGTTGGATCTAACGGACTGTGTAAATTTAGTTGAAGTAGATCCTTCAGTTGGATTTCTTAAGCATCTTGTTTCTTTGAGGCTTTGTGGGTGCCGAGGACTTCGGAAATTTGAAATTGCTGGAGAGATGAAATCCTTAAAATACCTGGATTTAGGGTGGACTGGCATCAAAGAGTTATCTATATCAATTGGATGCCTCCCTAATCTTGAAAGTTTAACTTTAACAGGATGCTCTGCATTGAGCAGAGTTTCAAAATTGTCAAACATTTTGGAAGGCAAAGAGTCAAAAATGACTCCTCGGATGAACTTGTCTCATTGCTATCTGCTGTGCTTCTATCTGCCTCGTCAGTTTGCAAAGTTGAAGAAAATGAATATACCGGAGGATATTTCAGAGGTAACGGCTCTAATGTCTATATTTCTCTCATGCTGGCAATCTGAATTCCATGTTGAGTTTCCCGGAAGTGAAATTCCGGAGTGGTTTACCTGCCGCAAGGTTTTTGAGAGGTTTCCCTGGCCTAAAGGTGTTGACAACAAAGGACTTCAAGTATACGACTTGAGAATTGAATTTCCTCGAAACTTCAAGTGGGAGAACAAGGGAGGATTGGCTTTCTGTGCTCAAGGTGGTGTTTTCATGTTTGGAGGTTCGGTTTTCAGGTTCTTCGCAATCTACATTAACGGTGTGTGTATCATTGAAGAATCCGAACCGTTGAAAGACCCTTGGTGGGGGTTATCGCCTGATCATGTGTGGATGTACTATGCTCCGTTTGATACAATAATTAAACGGCTCAGTGAGACCGGCTTACCACCACCTTCCACTTCCATTTGTGAggttaattttgaatttgaatatcAAACCATCAAAACTATCGCTGTTCCGGCCGAACACAGTCACCTGAAGGGAAGCTGCGGGATCCACCTAGTAATGCCAGAGGTTGAAGATGAAGGCGGATTTGGCAAGACCAG GTTGGACGACATGATGCATGGGTTTGAACTTGCTTGTGAAGCTGCTGCCTTTGAACGACTTCTTGTGAATTAA